Genomic window (Pleurodeles waltl isolate 20211129_DDA chromosome 2_2, aPleWal1.hap1.20221129, whole genome shotgun sequence):
GTTTGTGGGAGTTCACTTTCTAACTGAGGGTTTCACCCCGAAAAGCCCACAATCACACCTCACTTCTAAACTTGCAAATCTGAGTACCATTTACTGGGTAAAAATGTATGTAAATCAGTATGTGCGTGGCTACATTTCATACTAAATCTGTGATACCCACCAGATTTATGCCTCAGTGAAGGACCACGTAATGCGGCAAGCATTACTAAATCAAATAAAGTACTTAAAAAGCgaaggatggaatgcttcaattctGAGCCccaactagggtgaaaccagtcctagttgagtgaggacctggcctggcagttcggccatGACTGTTCTTATTTGAGCAGaggcaagaatgatttgcatatggcttggtccaaactgagatggcatggtgtgcaaaataacgatggactgggatggcCCCAAATAGTTATGaaatgctgagattaattcaagcattccatcccttGCTATTTGTATCCTTTACTAAATCATGTGTCAATAAAGTCCGATTACGTGACTTAAATTGCATCCCATTACAGCATTATTTCACTACTTTATCATTTTGACACCAAATATTGTTTGGACACAAATTTCACCTCACCAGTACAagtttatcacctgaacacagcAATCAGTAAAAGAAAACTGACCCGTTTACCTGTGCAAAAGGTCCATTCTTCTGCAACATCACGTATGGCTCTTTATTTTACTACTTTTGATTTTTTGACGCTAGATCACTTTTTGTTGAAATGTGCTAATTATGCAACAGTATCTGTGCTGAAAATTGCACAGCTGCAGAATCACACAATTCCAGTGGTCTTGCATATAGAACATTCCTTTTCATATAACGCAAGCTAAATTCAGTGCAATTAATGGGGGAGTTGGGCAAGGCAAGGGCAATATTTCTTACAAACTTATtttccaaaaccacagactgacttGACTATGGAACTGAATGTGATAGTACACTACCAACCAACAAAAATTGATTACAAAGCAAAACATTTTTACAGTACGGAATTTTCTTGTCAAACATTATCAATCTGTTCTAGGTCATGTATAGCATGATGATCTGTTTCATGCTTACATGCTGGTGTTTGGAAAATTATAGCTCTTTATACTTGACACAAGAAGGAGGATCTGTAGCATAAACACCCAACactgttttaaatgtattagtCACACAGAATATAGAAACCCTTACTCTGCAACAGTATAAAGAGTGACTGCTGCACAAGAAGCTCAACTATTCAGTTATGCATATTACAGCCGAATTACAAAAATTCTTTGTAACATACTAAATGATTTTAGTACACACTGAGGATCTGTCCTGCATATTACTACTGAATCTTAATCTTACACAGAATGTCATATCCTCGTGTTATAGTAGCTCCTCGTTTATATGCTATTTTGAATGTTCCTATGCAGTGCTTTATTTGTCAAATAATTAATGCCAGTGCCCATAGTGCTGCCCAGACACCAACTGCTAGTGTTCTAAAATGTCAGAGCGCGACTAGCAAGGGTGAGCGGTCCTGAATCCAACTCGGGCCTCGTTAATTCACTGCCAGGTACTCTGTGCCTGTTATCTCGTTCttacatgtttctttttttttccattggtGACGGAATTTCTGTACTTCATTTTCTCCGTCTTTTCGTTTTGTGTTTCTATCTGTTCGCCTCCAGAAATGTCTGATGTAGAGAATTAAGTGCTGGTTCTTAAAAATAAGTGATTGTTCCCCCCAtgggcaaccaccagctcaaattaagcactgttcttatGCCAAGGAACTTAGTTGGGCAAAGCAAGTCAGTCTTCCTACAGCCTATAATGAGAAATGCCAGACTCTTGCTCCTGGTCCCTGAATTTCAACAAAGCAGAGCACACAGTCCAGGCAATGATCAAGTTTGTTTAAGTCCTACAGTTAAAAAGTTGTACATCAGCTACAAATTTAAAACGTGATGCACTTGTTGAGAATAGCCATTCAAATATATCCCTCTCTATAAGACAGGAGAAAGTGCATATGGCTCTCACATAGTGGTTCAATTTCACCTTGTTTTAACTGGCATCTGGTATAAAGTGTCAAACCCGTTCTTTTTCCTACTAACAAAGAAATTGTAATTGGATTTATATGGCACTTACTACCACGGAATAGGCGTTGAAGCTATTTACTGTGAGTATTGAACTACTCCAGAACCAAAAGTTTAGTGATTACTCTAGTGGTTATTGTGGGTTAATGTAACTATTTATGCTCAAGaaaaactgaatggatttaccccaGTTACTTTGTAATATGTTGATATCAGGTAGGATAAGTCATTAGTGGGGGCTCTGTGGTTTCAGGTGAATAGTTGATGAGATGCATAGGGTGGTGGAGATTAGGTAATGTTAGATTACAGGGACAGGGTTTTAAAGAGGAGAGGTTGCGATCGATGAAATGAGGTATCAGCCAATCACAGAATTTTTAACAAGGGTTGAGGCAGACAAAGAGACTGAAAGGAGGCTATACTCAGAAACAAAAGATATGCAGGAGGATTGAAGGCAAGAAGTGGGTCACTGAAGAAAGGAGAGGAATCAAGCGGGCGTAAATCAAGGTCAATTTTCCATGCAGGATTTAGGAGTATAGGGAGAGAAAGCTTAAAGAATGTAAGCTGTGAAAATAAACACTGTTATACAtaatcttccagatatgggggAAACAGCTTAAACATGTGATTCTGCATGTGTACATCATTTAAACACTAAGAGCCCTAGCCCGTTGTGTTCCAAGATGAGGACAGCACTTTAAAACAGTCTGGATTATCCCAAATTTAGTACAGGGTATGTACTCTGCTCATGGGGCTTTACTCCAAAAAAAGATAATGTCTAATTTAAAGGTCTTTCCTCACTATTTTGTAACTAAAAAAGTTTTTCCACTCACTAAAAATTCGTTATTTGGCACTGGCTGAGAGTGTCTCACCAATGTGCAATCAAATGTATCCCCTGTACTGTTGTCTAATCCTGTTCAAGTGTATATTGTGCGTATGACCATTGGAGCATATGCTTTATATGTACATGCAAAACTGAGTGATGACgacctgtgggttccattttgggtgCCCTGGGTCTGTTTCTGTGCACAAGTTGGGGGTGAAGTTGTTTTCCAAGACCATGGAAGTGTACCAGGAGGCAAGGGGGAGAGGAACCTAGACAGTCGTGTTATCTATTCAAGAGTTCAATACGTACAGAAACTCGGACTACTTAACTACCTGAAAAAGAAGCACATTTGGATTGACTGATCCCTGTGGGATGTGTACTTGTGTCATCTTTTGTAATAACTTGTTAGAACATACTTTGTGTTTCACTGTTCCTGGCTATTTGAACATTCTAGGAACACAGACTATGATTGTCAAACTGATatgaaaaatagaaattaattttcaattttcaaATGGTCTAGCTTATTGATAATAACCATGCCATCTACACAGGCTGTCCTTGAAGGACACAATTCTAAAATTCAGGAACAAATGGCCACactgtcataagcagtgcaagtaCACCTCTGCACTATTGGCAGACACCTGAACATGGAATTTCGGTGTGACAACAGATAACTTTATATTTAAATGTGTAAAGTTACCTCTGGACAAAAATGCAAGCACATGGCAACTGGTAACGGATGGGATTCTTGTTCATACTTAATTTCTGAATCAGAATAGTGCTATGCACATGGCCATGAAATACTTACTGAAACACTTAAAGCTGCAATTTCTACAGATGCTACAACCCTTAAAACATTTACCTATCCGGAAATAAAACcctacctacagaaaataacagatctTGAAACAGAAgatgaacaaaaaaaagaaaccagTTCCTCACACGGGCAAAACACTGAAGCATACAGGCTCCATTATTAAATAGCTGAAAGTCTTGGGTAACTGAATAGGAAACAAACTCAGCAAATAAACCGACATGCCCTCctgccatgacatgtgactcttcCTATCACAGGGGCAAATATCAATTATGGCCGTCAATCAAAGCGTCCTGGAAGAGTAGTCACACAAGCATGCGCTTCACTCGTAGCATCAGCGCTCCACTGCACTATGaaaatacatttacatatataACAATGTATGTTACAAGGAATACAAGATAGAAGCCCTTACTGTAAACAACCCTGAATCCAACCCACGGGCTTTCACTCTTGTACAGTGCTCTGTTGCTTCCTAGAATGATTCgcactacacttttttttttttacatacatgcacattcaaatTACAAGAGTTTTTTTGAATGCAGACAGTTTGCAACCATTaacaatacaaatgtattttcttccAAACTAAGCTTCATTAGAGGACCAACGAAGACTTTTGCTCCATTTCTTTTGTAAGCAATTGTTTATTCTCTGTAAGTCTTCCTGTGAAAACTAACCTAATGGgtcagcctaaaaaaaaaaaattgtatcccGCTACTCGTCAACACCAAATAAGGTTATATTATAGCTCAGCACTTAGTTGCTGTACATCAGCATACAATAAACTATATAAGAGGGTTAAACACAGATGGTGCTGGATGCATTTCATAGAGTTCAGTCTAAAATGTGCGGAGACAATAACAGTGAAGAAAAATTATTTAATTGGCAGAAAAATGTATACTGATAAGTGGGGTATATCTCCTCAACAATAAACGAGCTCTACAAAGCTGCACTATCTCTGGCATCAACTGCAGTCACCAACATCATTCTTAGGAACTGCTACTGAAATCTGTTGTTTTGACTGCTGGCTGGGCTGCTAGCTTAAGTCGCTGGGCAGTAGTTATAAGGGAACGGAGTTGTACAAGTTTTAAAGGCCCGACTTCTCGCGGGTCCTGTGTTTCTAGCCAGCGCAGAGCTGTTTCTAGTCCTTTTATTGCTTCACTTGCTGAAGGCACCACAGCACCTTCTGCCTCAATGTCACTGCTTTCATCCTCGCCTGGTGTTTCACCAGCAATTACAACACTTATCACTGACTCGTCCATCCTGTCCTCCGCAGGGTCCTCGACCACTGGGATGACATCATCCAAGTGCACCCATTCAGCCACATCCTCGAGTGTCAGTCGCTTATATGCCAGGGCAGCAAGGTTGGCCAGATCTGAAAACACTTTGCCGTACTCCTCTCCACCCGTCTCTGCAGTTGGACTGGATTCAAATGCTGCCCTCAATCCAAACAGCCAACACTTCTCAATACTTCCAGACTGAATCATATTCCATGACTGCCCTGCAAGGTAAATCATATCCTTCAACATGAAGGACTTGacaaagtcacagggactgctgTCACAAGAGACAACCAATTTCAGGAGCTCTCGTTTGTAAAGTTGCTTGAACGAAGAGATCACTCCTTGATCCATGGAAGGGATTCTGTTTCTATTATTTTTCGAGAGGAACAAAACACGGATGTTGCCATCGGAGGTCTGCAGATCTTCATCAGTTGGATGTGGCGGAACCTGGTTGACAAGAAGAACAGCTTTCTGTGCAAGGCAGCATCTTCTCAGGTAACGTTTAACTCCTGGGACAAATTCGTCAAAGAACCACTCCCGTAAGAGCTCTGGAGTCAGCCAGGCATTCTTGCTATATCTGTATGCAGCAGGGAACTTGTCTTGGTTATGATGTCGAAGACTGGGGGGATCCTGCAGCTTTCCTACTACCAAAGGCTTGAGCTTGTGGCTTCCTGTGAGGTTAGCAGCCAGCAAGATCGTGACCCTATCTTTCACCTTCTTAAAACCTCCCACTTGTTTGGCTTGCTTCATCTCTTGCGTCTGGTCAGGCAGCAGTTTCCAATACAGTCCTGTAACATTGGCATTGTAGATCTGTTCATCACCATACCCCCCATCACTCATTGGAATTTTGGGCTGTTCTGGATAGACTACAGCTGGTTCAATTTCAGCTGGCCTGACTTCAGCCTCACCATAGATCCGCTGACTTGATATTCCATGCCTCTTTTGCCAACGCCAAAACCAGCCATGACTGGCTTTGAAAGTACAATCTTCACCATAAATTTGCCTAGCAAAGGCTTCAGCCTGTGCTTGTATGATTGGACCAGATAACGGAATCCCTTGTTGGCGAAGAGCAACGAACCAAGTGTACACTGCTCTGTCGATCTCCTCTTCATTGGCCAGCCTCATCTTCTTACGATGCGTGCCCACGTCCCCACCAAGCTGGTCGAGAAACCAGCGCAGCTTCTGCTCATCTTTCAGCCAGCCCCTCAATGTGCCCCCTGGCACCCCAAAATCACGAGACACGCTGGCCTGCCTCTCCCCATTCTTCACCCGCTCAATGGCCTGTAACTTGTCCTTGATGGAGTATGCTTTGCGAAAGGCCATTTTCACCATTGTGGGGGTGCAATCTGAATCATTAAGCGAGGGCTCGAGTACCTGCCCACCCTCACATGCCATAGTGAGTAAACAATATGAAATTTTCTGAAAATTTCCACGCTGGGAGGTTGACCAATTTGGACTATCTTACAAGAACTGCAAGGAGATATCGCTGGTTGATCAACGATCATCCACAATTAAGTTTCTGAGAtcaaatgaatacatatatatttacagatAATTCCAGTAAT
Coding sequences:
- the TIGD5 gene encoding tigger transposable element-derived protein 5, translated to MACEGGQVLEPSLNDSDCTPTMVKMAFRKAYSIKDKLQAIERVKNGERQASVSRDFGVPGGTLRGWLKDEQKLRWFLDQLGGDVGTHRKKMRLANEEEIDRAVYTWFVALRQQGIPLSGPIIQAQAEAFARQIYGEDCTFKASHGWFWRWQKRHGISSQRIYGEAEVRPAEIEPAVVYPEQPKIPMSDGGYGDEQIYNANVTGLYWKLLPDQTQEMKQAKQVGGFKKVKDRVTILLAANLTGSHKLKPLVVGKLQDPPSLRHHNQDKFPAAYRYSKNAWLTPELLREWFFDEFVPGVKRYLRRCCLAQKAVLLVNQVPPHPTDEDLQTSDGNIRVLFLSKNNRNRIPSMDQGVISSFKQLYKRELLKLVVSCDSSPCDFVKSFMLKDMIYLAGQSWNMIQSGSIEKCWLFGLRAAFESSPTAETGGEEYGKVFSDLANLAALAYKRLTLEDVAEWVHLDDVIPVVEDPAEDRMDESVISVVIAGETPGEDESSDIEAEGAVVPSASEAIKGLETALRWLETQDPREVGPLKLVQLRSLITTAQRLKLAAQPAVKTTDFSSSS